A stretch of Panthera tigris isolate Pti1 chromosome E2, P.tigris_Pti1_mat1.1, whole genome shotgun sequence DNA encodes these proteins:
- the LOC102970182 gene encoding sialic acid-binding Ig-like lectin 14 isoform X1: MVPLLLLPLLFGGEDPEYQLRVQESVTVQEGLCVHVPCSFSYPWKWGYSRTMLYIYWFRDRDTSSNRYPVATNNPQRAVRTEARGRFRLIGDPWAYNCSLRIRDAMRSDEGVYFFRVERGEDVRYTYTDTTMTLRVAALTQEPDIHFPEPLKSGWPTELACSLPGSCGGGRPLTFSWVGAALDSLDPESLHSSVLAFTPRPQDHGTNLTCQVKLPEVQATVERTIRLNVSYAPHNLTISIFFSNVTVTSGQSSRRSVRPSRLTPPSLPLGSIGTVSVLVLPAQAQVFLPSRARPSSLGTSPQELPAHGSPSPPQRSPPSFWWPDLTARVVNQPRVAPPSALVAWPYLSTSGSAGTIRKGLMSRLHPPCGESLTQSPRRCATVCRCRSWKASSCGWSAWLTAIPLPC; encoded by the exons ATGGTGCCCCTGCTCCTGCTGCCCCTGCTGTTCGGGG GGGAGGATCCAGAGTACCAGCTCCGAGTGCAGGAATCCGTGACCGTGCAGGAGGGTCTGTGTGTCCACGTGCCCTGTTCCTTCTCCTACCCCTGGAAGTGGGGGTATTCCCGGACGATGCTCTACATATACTGGTTCCGGGATAGGGACACCTCAAGCAACCGTTATCCGGTGGCTACAAACAACCCACAGAGAGCAGTGAGGACAGAGGCCCGGGGCCGATTCCGCCTCATCGGGGACCCCTGGGCCTACAACTGCTCCCTGAGAATCAGAGACGCCATGAGGAGTGATGAGGGAGTCTACTTTTTCCgagtggagagaggagaagacgTGAGATATACTTACACAGATACGACGATGACTCTGCGGGTGGCAG CCCTGACACAGGAACCCGACATCCACTTCCCGGAGCCCCTCAAGTCTGGCTGGCCCACAGAGCTGGCCTGCAGCCTGCCGGGGTCCTGCGGAGGGGGAAGACCTCTCACATTCTCCTGGGTGGGGGCTGCTCTGGACTCGCTGGACCCCGAGAGCCTGCACTCCTCGGTGCTGGCCTTCACCCCGAGGCCGCAGGACCATGGCACCAACCTCACCTGTCAGGTGAAACTGCCAGAAGTTCAGGCCACCGTGGAAAGAACCATCCGGCTCAATGTCTCCT ATGCCCCCCACAACCTCACCATCAGCATCTTCTTCAGCAATGTCACAG TAACCTCAGGGCAAAGCTCAAGGCGCTCAGTCCGGCCCTCAAGGCTCACCCCGCCTTCTCTCCCACTGGGATCCATCGGGACGGTGTCTGTCCTGGTTCTCCCTGCCCAGGCGCAGGTGTTCCTCCCCTCACGTGCCAGGCCCTCAAGTCTTGGCACATCTCCACAGGAGCTGCCCGCCCACGGctcaccctccccacctcagCGCAGCCCCCCTTCTTTCTGGTGGCCTGACTTGACCGCCAGGGTCGTTAATCAGCCACGAGTAGCCCCGCCATCAGCCCTTGTGGCATGGCCCTATCTTTCCACTTCTGGCTCTGCGGGCACAATCCGGAAGGGACTCATGTCACGGCTCCACCCGCCTTGTGGTGAATCTCTTACCCAGTCCCCAAGACGCTGTGCAACGGTATGTCGCTGCCGGTCCTGGAAGGCCAGTTCCTGCGGCTGGTCTGCGTGGCTGACAGCAATCCCCCTGCCGTGCTGA
- the LOC102970182 gene encoding sialic acid-binding Ig-like lectin 14 isoform X3, which translates to MVPLLLLPLLFGGEDPEYQLRVQESVTVQEGLCVHVPCSFSYPWKWGYSRTMLYIYWFRDRDTSSNRYPVATNNPQRAVRTEARGRFRLIGDPWAYNCSLRIRDAMRSDEGVYFFRVERGEDVRYTYTDTTMTLRVAALTQEPDIHFPEPLKSGWPTELACSLPGSCGGGRPLTFSWVGAALDSLDPESLHSSVLAFTPRPQDHGTNLTCQVKLPEVQATVERTIRLNVSYAPHNLTISIFFSNVTVPKTLCNGMSLPVLEGQFLRLVCVADSNPPAVLSWSREGKALSPSQPSAPGVLELPHVGAGDEGEFTCQAQHPLGSQHISFSLSVQRSPSSCNCVTDEQEGSWPLVLTLLRGALMGAGFLLTYGLTWIYYTR; encoded by the exons ATGGTGCCCCTGCTCCTGCTGCCCCTGCTGTTCGGGG GGGAGGATCCAGAGTACCAGCTCCGAGTGCAGGAATCCGTGACCGTGCAGGAGGGTCTGTGTGTCCACGTGCCCTGTTCCTTCTCCTACCCCTGGAAGTGGGGGTATTCCCGGACGATGCTCTACATATACTGGTTCCGGGATAGGGACACCTCAAGCAACCGTTATCCGGTGGCTACAAACAACCCACAGAGAGCAGTGAGGACAGAGGCCCGGGGCCGATTCCGCCTCATCGGGGACCCCTGGGCCTACAACTGCTCCCTGAGAATCAGAGACGCCATGAGGAGTGATGAGGGAGTCTACTTTTTCCgagtggagagaggagaagacgTGAGATATACTTACACAGATACGACGATGACTCTGCGGGTGGCAG CCCTGACACAGGAACCCGACATCCACTTCCCGGAGCCCCTCAAGTCTGGCTGGCCCACAGAGCTGGCCTGCAGCCTGCCGGGGTCCTGCGGAGGGGGAAGACCTCTCACATTCTCCTGGGTGGGGGCTGCTCTGGACTCGCTGGACCCCGAGAGCCTGCACTCCTCGGTGCTGGCCTTCACCCCGAGGCCGCAGGACCATGGCACCAACCTCACCTGTCAGGTGAAACTGCCAGAAGTTCAGGCCACCGTGGAAAGAACCATCCGGCTCAATGTCTCCT ATGCCCCCCACAACCTCACCATCAGCATCTTCTTCAGCAATGTCACAG TCCCCAAGACGCTGTGCAACGGTATGTCGCTGCCGGTCCTGGAAGGCCAGTTCCTGCGGCTGGTCTGCGTGGCTGACAGCAATCCCCCTGCCGTGCTGAGCTGGTCCCGGGAGGGGAAAGCCCTgagcccctcccagccctccgCACCCGGGGTCCTGGAGCTGCCCCACGTAGGGGCTGGAGATGAAGGGGAATTCACCTGCCAGGCTCAGCACCCGCTGGGCTCCCAACACATTTCCTTCAGCCTCTCTGTGCAGA GAAGCCCGTCTTCCTGCAACTGTGTGACTGATGAGCAAGAGGGCTCCTGGCCCCTGGTCCTCACCCTGCTCAGAGGGGCCCTCATGGGGGCTGGCTTCCTCCTCACCTATGGCCTCACCTGGATCTACTACACCAGGTGA
- the LOC102970182 gene encoding sialic acid-binding Ig-like lectin 14 isoform X2, whose product MVPLLLLPLLFGGEDPEYQLRVQESVTVQEGLCVHVPCSFSYPWKWGYSRTMLYIYWFRDRDTSSNRYPVATNNPQRAVRTEARGRFRLIGDPWAYNCSLRIRDAMRSDEGVYFFRVERGEDVRYTYTDTTMTLRVAALTQEPDIHFPEPLKSGWPTELACSLPGSCGGGRPLTFSWVGAALDSLDPESLHSSVLAFTPRPQDHGTNLTCQVKLPEVQATVERTIRLNVSYAPHNLTISIFFSNVTVPKTLCNGMSLPVLEGQFLRLVCVADSNPPAVLSWSREGKALSPSQPSAPGVLELPHVGAGDEGEFTCQAQHPLGSQHISFSLSVQRSPSSCNCVTDEQEGSWPLVLTLLRGALMGAGFLLTYGLTWIYYTRCGGRQEAGLRVQTEPPSFWRRD is encoded by the exons ATGGTGCCCCTGCTCCTGCTGCCCCTGCTGTTCGGGG GGGAGGATCCAGAGTACCAGCTCCGAGTGCAGGAATCCGTGACCGTGCAGGAGGGTCTGTGTGTCCACGTGCCCTGTTCCTTCTCCTACCCCTGGAAGTGGGGGTATTCCCGGACGATGCTCTACATATACTGGTTCCGGGATAGGGACACCTCAAGCAACCGTTATCCGGTGGCTACAAACAACCCACAGAGAGCAGTGAGGACAGAGGCCCGGGGCCGATTCCGCCTCATCGGGGACCCCTGGGCCTACAACTGCTCCCTGAGAATCAGAGACGCCATGAGGAGTGATGAGGGAGTCTACTTTTTCCgagtggagagaggagaagacgTGAGATATACTTACACAGATACGACGATGACTCTGCGGGTGGCAG CCCTGACACAGGAACCCGACATCCACTTCCCGGAGCCCCTCAAGTCTGGCTGGCCCACAGAGCTGGCCTGCAGCCTGCCGGGGTCCTGCGGAGGGGGAAGACCTCTCACATTCTCCTGGGTGGGGGCTGCTCTGGACTCGCTGGACCCCGAGAGCCTGCACTCCTCGGTGCTGGCCTTCACCCCGAGGCCGCAGGACCATGGCACCAACCTCACCTGTCAGGTGAAACTGCCAGAAGTTCAGGCCACCGTGGAAAGAACCATCCGGCTCAATGTCTCCT ATGCCCCCCACAACCTCACCATCAGCATCTTCTTCAGCAATGTCACAG TCCCCAAGACGCTGTGCAACGGTATGTCGCTGCCGGTCCTGGAAGGCCAGTTCCTGCGGCTGGTCTGCGTGGCTGACAGCAATCCCCCTGCCGTGCTGAGCTGGTCCCGGGAGGGGAAAGCCCTgagcccctcccagccctccgCACCCGGGGTCCTGGAGCTGCCCCACGTAGGGGCTGGAGATGAAGGGGAATTCACCTGCCAGGCTCAGCACCCGCTGGGCTCCCAACACATTTCCTTCAGCCTCTCTGTGCAGA GAAGCCCGTCTTCCTGCAACTGTGTGACTGATGAGCAAGAGGGCTCCTGGCCCCTGGTCCTCACCCTGCTCAGAGGGGCCCTCATGGGGGCTGGCTTCCTCCTCACCTATGGCCTCACCTGGATCTACTACACCAG GTGTGGAGGCCGCCAGGAAGCAGGGCTGAGAGTCCAGACCGAGCCTCCCTCCTTCTGGAGACGGGACTGA
- the LOC102970182 gene encoding sialic acid-binding Ig-like lectin 14 isoform X4, which translates to MVPLLLLPLLFGGEDPEYQLRVQESVTVQEGLCVHVPCSFSYPWKWGYSRTMLYIYWFRDRDTSSNRYPVATNNPQRAVRTEARGRFRLIGDPWAYNCSLRIRDAMRSDEGVYFFRVERGEDVRYTYTDTTMTLRVAALTQEPDIHFPEPLKSGWPTELACSLPGSCGGGRPLTFSWVGAALDSLDPESLHSSVLAFTPRPQDHGTNLTCQVKLPEVQATVERTIRLNVSYAPHNLTISIFFSNVTAPSSSIAASRPVSIRGSMDKPHEAYTHNGTLFSRETEELLNACHGVGEFEDVMLRERSQTENVRYMDRGQSHRNRK; encoded by the exons ATGGTGCCCCTGCTCCTGCTGCCCCTGCTGTTCGGGG GGGAGGATCCAGAGTACCAGCTCCGAGTGCAGGAATCCGTGACCGTGCAGGAGGGTCTGTGTGTCCACGTGCCCTGTTCCTTCTCCTACCCCTGGAAGTGGGGGTATTCCCGGACGATGCTCTACATATACTGGTTCCGGGATAGGGACACCTCAAGCAACCGTTATCCGGTGGCTACAAACAACCCACAGAGAGCAGTGAGGACAGAGGCCCGGGGCCGATTCCGCCTCATCGGGGACCCCTGGGCCTACAACTGCTCCCTGAGAATCAGAGACGCCATGAGGAGTGATGAGGGAGTCTACTTTTTCCgagtggagagaggagaagacgTGAGATATACTTACACAGATACGACGATGACTCTGCGGGTGGCAG CCCTGACACAGGAACCCGACATCCACTTCCCGGAGCCCCTCAAGTCTGGCTGGCCCACAGAGCTGGCCTGCAGCCTGCCGGGGTCCTGCGGAGGGGGAAGACCTCTCACATTCTCCTGGGTGGGGGCTGCTCTGGACTCGCTGGACCCCGAGAGCCTGCACTCCTCGGTGCTGGCCTTCACCCCGAGGCCGCAGGACCATGGCACCAACCTCACCTGTCAGGTGAAACTGCCAGAAGTTCAGGCCACCGTGGAAAGAACCATCCGGCTCAATGTCTCCT ATGCCCCCCACAACCTCACCATCAGCATCTTCTTCAGCAATGTCACAG CTCCTTCTTCCTCAATAGCTGCCAGCCGACCAGTGTCCATCCGTGGCTCCATGGATAAACCACATGAGGCGTATACACACAATGGGACCTTATTCAGTCGTGAAACGGAGGAACTTTTGAACGCGTGCCACGGCGTGGGTGAAtttgaggacgttatgctaaggGAGAGAAGTCAGACAGAAAATGTCAGGTACATGGACCGTGGTCAAAGTCacagaaacaggaagtag